The Candidatus Accumulibacter similis genome has a segment encoding these proteins:
- a CDS encoding phosphate-starvation-inducible PsiE family protein, with translation MKDLQTETDTPYQAFPDEPLIRRLRGSIRHAARVLAVLMVLVIWWGVADVVYVLYSRVIVHPYFLLEISDILATFGAFMAVLIAIEVFVNIVSYLQEDGLHLDIVLATAYMAVLRKIVILDYKEISPDYVYATAALALALSVGYYLTRSLHRTQANPNGP, from the coding sequence ATGAAGGATCTGCAAACGGAAACCGACACGCCATACCAAGCCTTTCCCGATGAGCCGCTGATACGCCGCCTCCGCGGCAGCATCCGCCATGCGGCACGCGTACTGGCGGTGCTGATGGTCCTGGTGATCTGGTGGGGTGTCGCCGACGTGGTCTATGTGCTCTACAGCCGGGTCATAGTGCACCCCTATTTTTTGCTCGAGATCAGCGATATTCTCGCCACCTTCGGCGCCTTCATGGCCGTACTGATCGCCATCGAAGTGTTCGTCAACATTGTGAGCTACCTGCAGGAAGACGGACTGCACCTCGACATCGTTCTGGCAACCGCCTACATGGCCGTTCTGCGCAAGATCGTCATCCTCGATTACAAGGAAATCAGTCCGGACTACGTCTACGCCACTGCCGCACTCGCCCTGGCATTGTCGGTGGGCTACTACCTGACCAGATCGCTGCACCGAACGCAGGCGAATCCGAATGGACCGTGA
- a CDS encoding M48 family metallopeptidase → MPWLPEKASAGGRLPAASETQRTIELGERTVAYVLRRSRRRTIGLSIDHRGLRVGAPPRAPVHEVESILLRHGEWIGRKLDEWHARRPARPQAINDGLRLPFLGQALDIRLAIGGNRCLWSLHAGGATLTLCLRTPADAQRVLERALRARARELFAERLAHYAPLLAVVPPPLSLSAARTRWGSCSTRSGIRLNWRLLHFPLPVIDYVVVHELAHLREMNHSPRFWAIVSGVCPNWQALRVELRVLGKTLPGLA, encoded by the coding sequence ATGCCGTGGCTGCCTGAGAAGGCAAGCGCCGGTGGCCGGCTGCCGGCTGCCAGCGAGACCCAGCGGACGATCGAACTCGGCGAGCGGACGGTCGCCTATGTCCTGCGCCGCAGCCGGCGGCGCACGATCGGCCTGTCGATCGATCATCGCGGCCTGCGCGTCGGCGCCCCGCCACGCGCCCCAGTGCATGAAGTCGAGTCCATCCTCCTGCGGCACGGCGAATGGATCGGCCGCAAGCTCGACGAGTGGCACGCGCGGCGACCGGCACGACCGCAGGCCATCAACGATGGCCTGCGGTTGCCCTTCCTCGGTCAGGCGCTGGACATCCGCCTGGCGATTGGCGGCAATCGCTGCCTGTGGAGCCTGCACGCGGGCGGAGCGACGCTGACCCTCTGCCTGCGCACACCTGCAGACGCGCAGCGGGTCCTCGAGCGGGCACTGCGCGCAAGGGCGCGCGAACTCTTCGCCGAACGGCTGGCGCATTACGCACCGTTGCTGGCAGTCGTGCCACCGCCACTGAGCCTGTCCGCCGCACGCACCCGCTGGGGCAGTTGCAGCACCCGCAGCGGCATCCGTCTGAACTGGCGACTGCTGCATTTTCCGTTGCCGGTGATCGACTATGTCGTCGTGCACGAGCTGGCACACCTGCGCGAGATGAACCACAGCCCGCGTTTCTGGGCGATCGTCTCTGGTGTCTGCCCCAACTGGCAAGCGTTGCGGGTCGAACTGCGGGTACTCGGCAAGACGCTTCCGGGCCTCGCGTAG
- a CDS encoding glycine--tRNA ligase subunit beta, which produces MNDTILIELRTEELPPKSLKLLSDAFAEAVFAALRAQDFATADSVCTPYATPRRLALTITEVAKRQPDRVLEKKGPAVAGAVDAAGKPTRALEGFMRAAGVSFAQLHRTTDARGEYFVARREQKGEDLSVHLAAIVAQAVRKLPIPKVMRWGDSDHQFVRPVHSLVLLHGSHVVAGEVLGLGSGRTTMGHRFLSAGEISIERADDYPARLAAGKVIASFDERRALIATQLEAAAARLGARINPAAALLDEVTALVEWPAVYVGEFEAEFLEVPQECLVLTMQQNQKYFPLLDPAGRLLNRFLIVANMQVDDPSHIIRGNERVVRPRLADARFFFNQDRKAGFANRVMRLGAVVYHNRLGSLGDRAQRVGRVARAIAEKLGADGNLAERAGMFAKIDLLTDMVGEFPELQGIMGRYYLLHEGGLPVVADAIEQHYRPRFAGDSLPHGNIACAAALADKLDALVGFFGIGVVPTGDKDPFGLRRAALGVLRILMETPLPLDLGALIADARDALLSQGIELAAVDESLLAFMLDRLRGMLRDAGHAVDIVEAVLAQRPSRIDLVPARLAAVREFQALPEALALAAANKRIGNILKKADEDLPEPDIALLEEQAEKALFERVVLLTPLVRSHVANEDYADALKVLAAVRSEVDRFFDEVMVNVDEPLLRGNRLGLLKALYEQLNAVADISKLAV; this is translated from the coding sequence TGGCGCTGACGATCACCGAGGTCGCCAAACGCCAGCCCGACCGCGTACTGGAGAAGAAGGGGCCGGCCGTGGCCGGCGCCGTCGACGCCGCCGGCAAGCCGACCCGGGCACTCGAGGGCTTCATGCGCGCCGCCGGCGTCAGCTTTGCGCAACTGCACCGGACCACCGACGCCAGGGGCGAGTACTTCGTCGCCCGGCGCGAGCAGAAGGGCGAAGATCTGTCGGTACACCTCGCCGCGATCGTCGCCCAGGCCGTCAGGAAACTGCCGATCCCGAAAGTGATGCGCTGGGGCGATTCCGATCACCAGTTCGTGCGACCGGTGCACAGCCTTGTTCTCCTGCATGGCAGCCACGTCGTCGCGGGCGAGGTTCTCGGACTGGGCAGTGGCCGGACAACGATGGGGCACCGCTTCCTGTCCGCCGGCGAGATCAGCATCGAGCGGGCGGATGACTACCCGGCGCGGCTCGCCGCCGGCAAGGTCATCGCCTCCTTCGACGAGCGCCGCGCGCTGATCGCGACGCAGCTCGAAGCGGCAGCGGCCAGGCTCGGCGCCCGCATCAACCCGGCGGCGGCGCTGCTCGACGAAGTGACGGCATTGGTCGAATGGCCCGCCGTCTATGTCGGCGAGTTCGAGGCCGAGTTCCTCGAGGTACCGCAGGAGTGCCTGGTCCTGACCATGCAGCAGAACCAGAAGTACTTCCCGCTGCTCGACCCGGCAGGCAGGTTGCTGAACCGCTTCCTGATCGTCGCCAACATGCAGGTCGACGACCCGAGCCACATCATACGCGGCAATGAGCGCGTCGTTCGGCCGCGACTGGCGGACGCACGCTTCTTCTTCAACCAGGACCGCAAGGCGGGTTTCGCCAACCGCGTCATGCGACTGGGCGCCGTCGTCTATCACAACCGCCTCGGCTCGCTCGGTGATCGCGCGCAGCGTGTCGGCCGCGTCGCGCGGGCGATCGCCGAGAAGCTTGGCGCCGACGGCAATCTCGCCGAGCGCGCGGGAATGTTCGCCAAGATCGACCTGCTCACCGACATGGTCGGCGAGTTCCCCGAACTGCAGGGAATCATGGGCCGCTACTACCTGCTGCACGAAGGCGGCCTGCCCGTGGTGGCCGACGCCATCGAGCAGCACTACCGGCCACGCTTTGCGGGCGACTCGCTGCCGCATGGCAACATCGCCTGCGCCGCCGCACTCGCCGACAAGCTCGACGCGCTCGTCGGCTTCTTCGGCATCGGCGTGGTGCCGACCGGCGACAAGGATCCCTTCGGCCTGCGGCGCGCCGCCCTCGGGGTCCTGCGCATCCTCATGGAAACGCCACTGCCGCTCGACCTCGGTGCGCTGATCGCCGACGCCCGCGACGCGCTGCTGAGCCAGGGAATCGAGCTCGCGGCGGTCGATGAAAGCCTGCTGGCATTCATGCTCGACCGGCTGCGCGGCATGCTGCGCGATGCGGGTCATGCCGTCGACATCGTCGAGGCAGTACTGGCACAACGGCCGTCGCGGATCGACCTGGTTCCCGCCCGACTGGCCGCGGTGCGCGAGTTCCAGGCGCTCCCCGAAGCGCTGGCGCTGGCCGCCGCCAACAAACGTATCGGCAACATCCTCAAGAAAGCGGACGAGGATCTGCCTGAACCGGACATCGCTCTGCTCGAGGAGCAGGCGGAGAAAGCCCTCTTCGAGCGAGTCGTCCTGCTGACCCCGCTGGTCCGCTCGCACGTCGCCAACGAGGACTACGCCGACGCGCTGAAGGTACTCGCCGCGGTGCGCAGCGAGGTCGACCGCTTCTTCGACGAAGTGATGGTCAACGTCGATGAGCCGCTGCTGCGCGGCAACCGTCTCGGCCTCCTGAAAGCGCTCTACGAGCAGCTCAACGCCGTCGCCGACATCTCGAAGCTGGCCGTATGA
- the gmhB gene encoding D-glycero-beta-D-manno-heptose 1,7-bisphosphate 7-phosphatase: MKLVILDRDGVINHDSKQFIKSPAEWRPIPGSLEAIARLNQAGYRVVVATNQSGIGRGLFDMDTLNAIHDKMHRAVLAAGGRIDAIFYCPHAIDAGCHCRKPATGMFERIAGCFNIDLPGTPAVGDSLRDLQAAVAVGALPLLVLTGKGAQTQIDGGLPDGTLVFADLAAATDHILLL, from the coding sequence ATGAAGCTGGTCATCCTCGATCGCGACGGCGTCATCAACCACGACTCGAAGCAGTTCATCAAGTCGCCGGCTGAGTGGCGCCCGATCCCCGGCAGCCTCGAGGCGATCGCCCGCCTCAACCAGGCCGGCTATCGGGTGGTGGTGGCGACCAACCAGTCGGGCATCGGCCGCGGCCTCTTCGACATGGATACGCTCAACGCCATCCACGACAAGATGCACCGGGCGGTGCTGGCAGCCGGCGGACGCATCGACGCGATCTTCTACTGCCCACACGCGATCGACGCCGGGTGCCACTGCCGCAAACCGGCGACCGGCATGTTCGAGCGCATCGCCGGCTGCTTCAACATCGACCTGCCCGGGACACCGGCGGTTGGCGATTCGCTGCGCGACCTGCAGGCAGCCGTCGCCGTTGGCGCGCTGCCGCTGCTGGTGCTGACCGGCAAGGGAGCGCAGACGCAGATCGACGGCGGTCTGCCGGACGGCACCCTGGTCTTCGCCGATCTGGCGGCTGCCACCGACCACATCCTGCTCCTCTGA
- a CDS encoding 1-acyl-sn-glycerol-3-phosphate acyltransferase: MATVRTALFMVLVGLWTIPFGILVTLAIALPMASRYRVIEIWRKGFMALCRRLLGLRYRVLGRENLPATPAVVMAKHQSAWETVGLQDILPPLVFVLKKELLRIPFFGWGLAAMKMISIDRAAAKDALKQVFEQGKERLAAGYWVVIFPEGTRVEPGETARYKPGGAHLALRGGSLVVPVAHDAGEFWRKSVFAVSPGTITVSIGPPIDPAGKSAARINALAAAWIEAEMRRISPHRYPAAADAVAA, from the coding sequence ATGGCCACCGTGCGCACGGCGCTCTTCATGGTGCTGGTCGGTCTGTGGACGATCCCCTTCGGGATCCTCGTCACGCTGGCGATCGCCCTGCCGATGGCCAGCCGCTACCGCGTCATCGAGATCTGGCGCAAGGGGTTCATGGCGCTCTGCCGCCGCCTCCTCGGGCTGCGTTACCGCGTCCTCGGGCGCGAGAACCTGCCCGCGACGCCGGCGGTGGTGATGGCCAAGCACCAATCGGCCTGGGAGACGGTGGGACTGCAGGATATCCTGCCTCCCTTGGTGTTCGTCCTCAAGAAGGAGTTGCTGCGGATCCCGTTCTTCGGCTGGGGACTGGCGGCGATGAAGATGATCTCGATCGATCGCGCGGCGGCCAAGGACGCGCTGAAGCAGGTCTTCGAGCAGGGCAAGGAGCGACTCGCTGCCGGCTACTGGGTGGTGATCTTCCCCGAAGGCACCCGCGTCGAACCCGGCGAGACCGCGCGCTACAAGCCCGGCGGCGCCCATCTCGCGCTGCGCGGCGGCAGCCTGGTCGTCCCGGTGGCGCACGATGCGGGCGAGTTCTGGCGCAAGAGCGTCTTCGCGGTCTCCCCCGGCACCATCACCGTCAGCATCGGGCCGCCGATCGATCCCGCCGGCAAGTCGGCGGCGCGCATCAACGCCCTCGCCGCAGCCTGGATCGAGGCCGAGATGCGGCGCATTTCGCCACACCGTTATCCGGCTGCCGCCGATGCCGTGGCTGCCTGA